In Osmia bicornis bicornis chromosome 10, iOsmBic2.1, whole genome shotgun sequence, one genomic interval encodes:
- the LOC114877252 gene encoding coiled-coil domain-containing protein 137, producing the protein MGRKIPGKKHRGVKDPFKQQAKRKAELETKINAPPKDVDDQAIPKSLEKIVKLKEAVKSGKITKVKNKKKNRKNALISVGEQNSKPLHPKAKPDKVVPIFRQKAGESKEQFLHRVDRDTHAFLKETQFEKKYGVLVNRNPKTGNIEGVTKCSKDELDNIKKLKVKDKDIKKKKKKKAVDKPKMTKAQKRKEKLKLKKEKLKEDEVDEFESLKDEVEFGEIVHEPPQIKVRPKKADSSSAAKPGKKDLLLHSVLKKSKAPKMNTKKVSIDKSGKRKNLPIGERRQLEKQQSDIIATYRKLKLQKSAGFDT; encoded by the exons ATGGGTCGAAAAATTCCCGGAAAGAAGCACCGAGGTGTGAAAGATCCTTTTAAACAGCAGGCAAAGCGAAAAGCAGA GTTAGAAACGAAGATAAATGCACCGCCAAAAGATGTGGACGATCAAGCTATACCGAAGAGTTTAGAAAAAATAGTGAAATTGAAAGAAGCAGTGAAATCAGGGAAGATAACTAAAGTaaagaacaagaaaaagaacagaaaGAATGCTCTTATATCTGTTGGCGAGCAGAATTCTAAACCGCTCCATCCGAAAGCTAAACCGGATAAGGTTGTTCCTATATTTCGACAGAAAGCTGGAGAAAGCAAAGAGCAATTTTTGCATAGAGTTGACAGGGATACTCATGCTTTTCTCAAGGAAACTCAATTTGAAAAGAAGTATGGTGTCCTAGTAAATAGGAATCCAAAAACAGGGAACATCGAAGGAGTTACAAAGTGTAGCAAAGATGAATTGGACAACATTAAAAAGTTGAAAGTAAAAGATAAAGAtatcaagaaaaagaagaagaagaaagctGTTGATAAGCCTAAAATGACAAAGGCTcagaaaaggaaggaaaaattgaaattgaaaaaagaaaaactgaaGGAGGATGAAGTTGATGAGTTTGAAAGTTTGAAGGATGAAGTTGAATTTGGGGAAATTGTTCATGAACCACCACAAATAAAAGTTAGACCAAAAAAGGCTGACTCTTCAAGTGCTGCCAAG CCTGGCAAGAAAGATCTCTTGTTACATTCAGTTCTAAAGAAGAGTAAAGCACCCAAAATGAATACTAAGAAAGTTTCTATAGACAAATCAGGCAAACGTAAAAATTTGCCAATTGGAGAAAGAAGGCAACTGGAAAAGCAGCAAAGCGATATTATAGCAACATACAGAAAGTTAAAACTACAAAAGTCTGCTGGTTTTGACACCTAG
- the LOC114877253 gene encoding BLOC-1-related complex subunit 5: protein MGSEQSSQGGTQGANANRARNIPLRRGKSVPNRERVPDDTPPRCISPGASICSDSDLPYISYTVNRPIGDSPKMTNKQSQLYRGKSLGAQDISRRKNSLGSNSHRKTTSDKIHNIVVVKSAAADPTTDKDPDLVKLQSIPMFLPIMRGTLNLPPGVRDPEVLERLDPIGLFNLCARYQHHLNTNAQMIAAEQAALYINIEPEVTKILNLATDRQKRFAKFAEQLNKVHELSKQLTKCHSLLNQTLESLETLNNLLPIEERLEPFVWTTG, encoded by the exons ATGGGATCAGAGCAAAGTTCTCAGGGTGGTACGCAAGGTGCTAACGCTAACAGAGCCAGAAACATCCCACTGAGACGTGGTAAGAGCGTTCCAAATCGTGAGAGAGTACCAGACGATACCCCACCAAGATGTATAAGTCCTGGTGCCAGTATTTGTTCGGATTCTGATTTACCATATATATCGTACACAGTAAATAGACCTATAGGAGATTCACCAAAAATGACTAACAAACAGTCCCAGTTATATAGAGGAAAGAGTTTAGGTGCACAAGATATATCTAGACGTAAAAATAGCTTAGGTTCCAATAGCCACAG GAAAACTACCTCTGATAAGATTCATAATATAGTGGTAGTGAAGTCAGCTGCTGCAGATCCTACAACTGACAAGGATCCTGATTTGGTTAAGCTACAGAGCATTCCAATGTTCCTACCAATCATGCGTGGTACCCTAAATTTACCCCCAGGTGTAAGGGATCCAGAGGTTCTAGAAAGACTGGATCCCATTGGTTTGTTCAATTTATGCGCACGCTATCAACATCACCTTAACACTAATGCTCAAATGATTGCTGCTGAACAAGCTGCTCTGTATATCAACATAGAACCAGAAGTTACCAAAATTCTGAATCTGGCAACAGACAGGCAAAAGAGGTTTGCCAAGTTTGCTGAACAACTGAACAAAGTCCATGAGCTTAGCAAACAGCTGACTAAATGTCACTCTCTTCTAAATCAAACTTTAGAAAGTCTTGAAACACTGAACAATCTATTACCTATAGAGGAAAGGTTGGAACCATTTGTATGGACTACAGGATGA